A portion of the Anoxybacillus gonensis genome contains these proteins:
- a CDS encoding DsrE/DsrF/DrsH-like family protein, whose translation MNKRVAIIAANGGLFDAYKVFNIATAAAATEAEVAIFFTFEGLNLIHKEAYKQLPLPEGKEQIQQGFAQANVPSIPELVSMAQEMGVKFIACQMTMDVMGLTKEHFVDGIDVGGAVTFLDFAKDADITLTF comes from the coding sequence ATGAACAAACGTGTAGCAATTATTGCAGCAAATGGTGGATTATTCGATGCATACAAAGTATTTAACATTGCGACAGCAGCGGCAGCAACAGAAGCAGAAGTAGCGATTTTCTTTACATTCGAAGGATTAAATTTAATTCATAAAGAAGCGTATAAGCAATTGCCGCTTCCAGAAGGAAAAGAACAAATTCAACAAGGATTTGCTCAAGCGAACGTTCCATCGATCCCTGAACTTGTAAGCATGGCTCAAGAAATGGGTGTGAAATTTATTGCTTGCCAAATGACAATGGATGTGATGGGATTAACAAAAGAACATTTTGTAGATGGTATTGATGTTGGTGGCGCTGTTACATTCCTCGATTTTGCGAAAGATGCTGACATTACGTTAACGTTCTAA
- a CDS encoding thioredoxin family protein: MKKLLIFGGIIIVLFGALAWITSYTQKQKAEGNPFGKEELHPATIDLLDDPNYQNIILPDELREALNNKETMTVYFYSSTCEFCKKTTPIVVPLAKEMGIDLKQFNLLEFEEGWDEYHIEATPTIVRFKNGKEVARIEGYYEEDVFRKWFEQTK, translated from the coding sequence ATGAAAAAATTACTTATTTTCGGCGGTATCATTATCGTTTTATTCGGAGCACTGGCTTGGATTACATCATATACGCAAAAACAAAAAGCGGAAGGAAATCCGTTCGGGAAGGAAGAACTACACCCAGCTACGATCGACCTTCTTGATGATCCGAATTATCAAAACATTATTTTACCTGACGAATTAAGAGAAGCATTAAACAATAAAGAAACGATGACCGTTTATTTTTACAGCTCAACGTGTGAATTTTGCAAAAAAACAACGCCAATCGTTGTGCCGTTAGCGAAAGAAATGGGCATCGACTTAAAGCAATTTAACCTCCTTGAATTTGAAGAAGGATGGGATGAATATCACATTGAAGCGACACCAACCATTGTCCGCTTTAAAAATGGAAAAGAAGTCGCACGCATTGAAGGATATTATGAAGAAGACGTATTTCGAAAATGGTTTGAACAAACAAAATAA
- a CDS encoding hemolysin family protein: protein MDIFSLWMIVFLIALTGFFVASEFAIVKVRPSRIDQLIEEGNKKAAAAKHVITHLDEYLSANQLGITMTSLGLGWLGEPTVERALRPLFDEFHVSPSFAHGASFIVAFAMITFIHVVVGELAPKTIAIQKAETITLWTARPLMLFYRVMYPFIWLLNESARFVVRLFGFQLSNEQELAHSEEELRLLLSASYKNGEINHTEYKYVNNIFRFDDRVAKEIMVPRKEIVALDVNDSMEHVLQTIREEKYTRYPVIDGDKDHILGLINVKELFTDLVVNCQQRRELREYIRPIIQVIETIPIQDLLVKMQKERIHMAILVDEYGGTSGLVTVEDILEEIVGEIRDEFDTDETPLIQVIDENRTIVDGKVLISEINDLFGLEIDDTDVDTIGGWMLTERYNIRPGEQIEFGDYIFTVIQLDGHHVKKIEVTRRPPAVDVVTDMNEEAAL from the coding sequence TTGGACATATTTAGTTTATGGATGATTGTTTTTCTTATTGCGCTTACCGGTTTTTTTGTCGCTTCAGAATTTGCGATTGTAAAAGTGCGCCCATCGCGCATTGATCAACTGATTGAGGAAGGGAACAAAAAAGCGGCAGCAGCAAAGCATGTTATTACGCATTTAGATGAGTATTTATCTGCAAATCAACTTGGAATTACGATGACCTCGCTCGGTCTTGGTTGGCTCGGAGAACCGACGGTAGAACGAGCGCTTCGTCCGCTTTTTGACGAGTTTCATGTCTCGCCATCATTTGCCCATGGTGCTTCTTTTATTGTCGCATTTGCGATGATTACGTTTATTCATGTCGTTGTTGGTGAATTAGCACCGAAGACGATTGCGATTCAAAAGGCCGAAACGATTACGTTATGGACGGCGCGTCCGCTCATGTTGTTTTATCGCGTCATGTATCCGTTTATTTGGTTGTTAAATGAGTCTGCGCGTTTCGTCGTTCGTTTATTTGGTTTTCAGCTATCTAACGAACAAGAATTGGCTCATTCTGAGGAAGAGTTGCGTCTTCTGTTATCGGCCAGTTATAAAAACGGAGAAATTAATCATACGGAATATAAGTATGTGAATAACATTTTCCGTTTTGACGATCGTGTCGCAAAAGAAATTATGGTTCCGCGCAAAGAAATTGTGGCGTTAGATGTCAATGATTCGATGGAACATGTATTGCAAACAATCCGTGAAGAAAAATATACACGTTACCCAGTCATTGATGGGGATAAAGATCATATTCTTGGATTAATAAATGTAAAAGAGTTGTTTACGGACCTTGTTGTAAACTGTCAACAGCGAAGGGAACTGCGTGAATATATACGCCCGATTATTCAAGTGATTGAAACGATTCCTATTCAAGATTTACTTGTGAAAATGCAAAAAGAGCGCATTCATATGGCGATTTTAGTTGATGAGTACGGTGGCACGTCAGGTTTAGTCACAGTTGAAGATATTTTAGAAGAAATTGTTGGAGAAATTCGAGATGAGTTTGATACAGATGAAACTCCGCTTATTCAAGTCATTGATGAAAACCGAACGATCGTAGATGGAAAAGTGCTTATTAGTGAAATTAATGATTTATTCGGCTTAGAAATTGATGATACAGACGTTGATACAATCGGGGGATGGATGTTAACCGAACGTTACAACATTCGTCCAGGAGAGCAAATTGAGTTTGGTGACTATATATTTACAGTCATCCAATTAGACGGTCATCATGTGAAAAAAATTGAAGTGACACGTCGCCCTCCAGCAGTAGATGTAGTGACGGACATGAACGAAGAGGCTGCGTTATAG
- a CDS encoding CBS domain-containing protein has product MTRQVATVTPDQSVQEAAQLMNEHNVGAIPVVENGKVKGMITDRDITLRTTAQGLTPSTPVSQVMTSDVVTGTPNMSVDEAAKVMAKNQIRRLPIVQNNELCGIVALGDIATNQAYDEAAEQALSEISEPSYH; this is encoded by the coding sequence ATGACGCGCCAAGTAGCAACGGTCACACCAGATCAATCTGTTCAAGAGGCAGCACAATTAATGAATGAACATAATGTTGGTGCCATTCCTGTTGTTGAAAATGGAAAAGTAAAAGGGATGATTACCGACCGTGACATTACTCTTCGTACGACGGCGCAAGGGTTAACCCCTTCGACACCTGTTTCACAAGTGATGACAAGTGATGTCGTCACAGGGACGCCAAACATGAGCGTTGATGAAGCAGCGAAAGTAATGGCAAAAAATCAAATCCGCCGCTTGCCAATCGTACAAAATAACGAGCTTTGTGGCATTGTTGCTCTCGGCGATATTGCCACAAACCAAGCATATGATGAAGCGGCAGAACAAGCGTTATCCGAGATTTCTGAACCTTCATATCATTAA
- a CDS encoding sulfite exporter TauE/SafE family protein, which produces MDIGFIVTIFLIGFIGSFISGMVGIGGSIIKYPMLLYIPPLLGYAAFSAHEVSGISAIQVFFATIGGVWAYRKGGYLNKTLIIYMGTSILLGSFIGGYGSKLMSEGGINIVYAVLATIAAVLMFVPKKEIDNIPFDQVTFNKWLAAALAFIVGVSAGIVGAAGAFILVPIMLVVLKIPTRMTIATSLAITFISSIGATVGKITTGQFEFWTALIMVVASLIASPIGANVGKKVNTKILQFILAALIVATAIKIWLDIL; this is translated from the coding sequence ATGGATATCGGCTTTATTGTGACGATTTTTCTCATTGGATTTATCGGTTCGTTTATTTCAGGAATGGTTGGGATTGGCGGATCGATTATTAAGTATCCGATGCTGCTCTACATTCCACCGTTGCTTGGCTACGCTGCATTCAGTGCTCATGAAGTATCCGGCATTAGCGCCATTCAAGTATTTTTCGCAACAATTGGCGGCGTTTGGGCGTACCGGAAAGGTGGATATTTAAATAAAACGTTAATTATTTACATGGGAACGAGCATTTTGCTCGGTAGTTTCATCGGTGGTTATGGTTCAAAATTAATGAGTGAAGGCGGCATTAATATCGTTTATGCGGTGTTGGCAACGATTGCGGCCGTTTTGATGTTTGTTCCGAAAAAAGAAATTGACAATATTCCGTTCGATCAAGTGACATTTAATAAGTGGCTCGCTGCTGCATTAGCATTTATTGTCGGAGTGAGTGCGGGAATTGTCGGAGCCGCTGGTGCATTTATTCTTGTACCAATTATGCTCGTTGTATTAAAAATTCCAACACGTATGACGATTGCTACATCATTAGCGATTACGTTTATTTCATCAATTGGGGCAACAGTAGGAAAAATTACAACAGGACAGTTCGAGTTTTGGACGGCGTTGATTATGGTTGTTGCAAGTTTAATTGCTTCCCCGATTGGAGCAAACGTTGGTAAAAAAGTCAATACAAAAATATTGCAGTTTATTTTAGCTGCCCTCATTGTAGCAACAGCTATTAAAATTTGGTTGGACATTTTGTAA
- a CDS encoding DUF5365 family protein has translation MKTVYVATEEQKQYIQSLIEQFYTCIFPKYFTDHEIETFESLGILQFQSSTYDGTLKEAFEIISALQSLQAIIEFASFHRVSYYNHLFQRNVEQLARHGISFPLTPEHFLHEKDHYVSVYMKPTHSWVM, from the coding sequence TTGAAAACCGTCTATGTTGCTACGGAAGAGCAAAAGCAATATATTCAATCGCTTATTGAGCAATTTTATACATGTATTTTTCCAAAATATTTCACAGATCATGAAATTGAAACATTTGAATCGCTTGGTATATTACAGTTTCAATCTTCCACATACGATGGAACGTTAAAAGAGGCGTTTGAGATTATTTCTGCATTACAATCGTTGCAAGCGATTATTGAATTTGCTTCGTTCCATCGCGTTTCTTACTACAATCATTTGTTTCAACGCAATGTAGAGCAATTAGCGCGACATGGAATAAGTTTCCCGCTTACCCCTGAACATTTTTTACATGAAAAAGATCATTATGTGAGCGTATATATGAAACCTACTCATTCTTGGGTGATGTAA
- a CDS encoding RluA family pseudouridine synthase: MNVQKKGNWLMFEAPSSWVGLSLEQAFQTKWFVPKKMLHEWRMTKGVTVNKKTVPLHTIISLNDHIGVHIKDETIEPIPTYFPLHIVFEDDHVLVINKPAHMDVHPTHPNQTNTLANAVAFHFQCEGIYSKVRHIHRLDRDTSGVILLAKHALAGAVLDKYLAERTIHRTYVALVHGYVKQKKGTIKAPIGRDRHHPTRRRVSKTGDTAITHYERLQYDKQKNVSLVRLTLDTGKTHQIRVHMSYIGHPLVGDTLYGGKPWIDRQALHAISLSFPHPLTNEWITCSALPDETIFGNIKRGALL; this comes from the coding sequence ATGAATGTACAGAAAAAAGGAAATTGGCTCATGTTTGAAGCGCCATCATCATGGGTTGGCCTATCGCTTGAACAAGCATTCCAAACAAAATGGTTCGTTCCTAAAAAAATGTTGCACGAATGGCGAATGACAAAAGGAGTAACAGTAAATAAGAAAACTGTTCCTTTACACACAATCATTTCACTAAACGATCATATTGGAGTACATATAAAAGACGAAACGATTGAACCGATTCCAACATACTTTCCGCTTCATATTGTATTTGAAGACGATCATGTGCTTGTTATTAACAAACCTGCACATATGGACGTCCATCCGACGCATCCAAACCAAACAAATACGTTAGCAAATGCGGTCGCATTTCACTTTCAATGTGAAGGAATTTATAGCAAAGTTCGGCATATTCATCGCCTTGATCGCGATACGAGCGGCGTCATTTTATTGGCTAAACATGCGCTTGCTGGCGCTGTGCTCGATAAATATTTAGCGGAACGAACGATTCATCGCACATACGTTGCGCTTGTTCATGGATATGTGAAACAAAAAAAAGGAACGATTAAAGCTCCAATCGGTCGCGATCGTCATCATCCAACGAGACGGCGCGTATCGAAAACAGGAGATACGGCGATCACGCACTATGAACGTCTCCAATATGACAAACAAAAAAATGTGTCGCTCGTTCGCTTGACGCTTGATACAGGAAAAACGCATCAAATTCGCGTCCATATGAGCTATATCGGACATCCATTAGTTGGGGATACGTTATATGGGGGAAAACCGTGGATCGATCGCCAAGCGTTACACGCGATCTCGCTTTCGTTCCCACATCCGTTGACAAACGAGTGGATCACCTGTTCTGCCCTACCTGATGAAACGATTTTCGGCAATATAAAAAGAGGCGCGTTACTATAA
- a CDS encoding zinc metallopeptidase, translating to MFFHPMDFLILIAFAVSIWAQFKVKGNFSKWSDVPASSGLTGAEVARLILDRNGLYDVPVELVPGTLTDHYDPIARAVRLSEPVYYGRSIAAVSVAAHEVGHAVQHQQAYGALVLRHRMFPIVNFTSGMAPFLLLGGFLLQQFSLIGLGIILFSFAVAFQVITLPVEFNASSRAKDFMIAEGIIRNEEERGVNKVLNAAALTYVAAALISVLELIKYVLIFVQGNNED from the coding sequence ATGTTTTTTCATCCAATGGATTTTCTTATTTTAATTGCTTTTGCTGTGTCGATTTGGGCACAATTTAAAGTCAAAGGAAACTTTAGCAAGTGGTCAGATGTACCTGCTTCCTCTGGGTTAACGGGAGCAGAAGTGGCACGTCTCATTTTAGATCGCAATGGGCTATACGATGTGCCGGTAGAGCTTGTCCCAGGTACGTTGACAGACCATTACGATCCAATTGCTCGAGCCGTTCGTTTATCAGAGCCGGTTTACTATGGCCGCTCGATTGCAGCGGTATCGGTAGCTGCCCATGAAGTGGGTCATGCGGTGCAACATCAACAAGCATATGGTGCGCTCGTTTTGCGCCATCGTATGTTCCCGATCGTTAATTTTACATCTGGAATGGCTCCATTTCTTCTTCTTGGCGGGTTTTTATTGCAACAGTTTTCGTTAATTGGTTTAGGGATTATTTTATTCTCGTTTGCCGTCGCGTTTCAAGTCATTACGCTACCTGTTGAGTTTAACGCAAGTTCACGTGCAAAAGATTTTATGATCGCAGAAGGCATTATTCGCAACGAAGAAGAACGTGGAGTAAATAAAGTATTAAATGCCGCGGCATTAACGTATGTTGCTGCAGCGCTTATTTCGGTGTTAGAATTAATCAAGTATGTACTTATTTTTGTGCAAGGAAATAATGAAGATTAA
- a CDS encoding sulfurtransferase TusA family protein, whose translation MNVDLVVDARGLSCPMPIVRTKKAMEQLQPGQVLEVQATDKGSLADIQGWAKNTGHQYIGTIEEGDVLKHYLRKANPTESKEETKYPHVVALDELQKKVENNEQVFILDVREEAEYVFGHIPGAYHIPLGQLSERMNELNKDETIYVICRTGNRSDLAAQQLAEKGFTHVFNVIPGMTEWKGTIIKGGNEQ comes from the coding sequence ATGAATGTAGATCTTGTCGTTGATGCGCGTGGGCTATCTTGTCCAATGCCGATTGTTCGCACGAAAAAAGCAATGGAACAGCTGCAACCTGGCCAAGTGCTGGAAGTGCAAGCAACAGACAAAGGATCGCTTGCCGATATTCAAGGTTGGGCAAAAAACACAGGGCATCAATATATCGGCACGATTGAAGAAGGAGATGTACTTAAACATTACCTTCGCAAAGCGAATCCTACAGAAAGCAAAGAGGAAACGAAATATCCTCATGTTGTCGCATTAGACGAATTGCAAAAGAAAGTAGAAAACAATGAACAAGTATTTATTTTAGACGTGCGCGAAGAAGCGGAGTATGTGTTTGGGCATATTCCAGGAGCGTATCATATTCCGCTTGGACAGTTGTCCGAGCGAATGAATGAATTAAATAAAGATGAGACGATTTACGTCATTTGCCGAACAGGCAATCGTAGCGATCTCGCTGCGCAACAATTAGCTGAAAAAGGATTCACACATGTATTTAACGTCATTCCAGGCATGACAGAATGGAAAGGAACAATCATTAAAGGAGGAAATGAACAATGA
- a CDS encoding glutaredoxin family protein produces the protein MKQVTVYTTTTCPYCTLLKNFLAERGIPFREVNLHQHPEAVDYVVRSTGQMGVPQTEINGRWVVGFDPQRIMQLLQQ, from the coding sequence ATGAAACAAGTAACGGTATATACGACAACGACATGTCCATATTGTACATTGCTAAAAAACTTTTTAGCTGAACGTGGCATTCCTTTTAGAGAAGTGAACTTGCATCAACATCCTGAAGCTGTTGATTACGTTGTTCGCTCGACTGGACAAATGGGCGTGCCACAAACAGAAATTAACGGACGTTGGGTCGTTGGATTTGATCCGCAACGAATTATGCAATTGTTACAACAATAA
- a CDS encoding MBL fold metallo-hydrolase produces MAVYALTAQQINEMIVRKEPFFLFDVRNESDFADWKIEGEHIEYLNIPYFELIDGVEPVLERLPKDKKIVVVCAKEGSSMMVADMLAEKGLEVFYLKGGMKAWSEYLYPVVVYEDENMKVYQFIRVGKGCLSYMVVSGKEALIVDPSRFIDVYKEVAQKENVTITHIVDSHLHADHISGGYELAKQTGAKYYLMKSEGAVFEFEPLENHDRIEFEKVSLEVLAIKTPGHTPGSVSFFVNNKLLFSGDTIFVSGLGRPDLGGKAREWAKDLYDTVYNKVAQIADDVIVLPAHYANFDQEVNEQGYIGNTLGNIRQMNEIMQGKTEEEFVEHVAQSASSETPPNFEDIIAINRGVKDATPEQQQELEIGPNRCAVHHTH; encoded by the coding sequence ATGGCAGTATATGCGTTAACAGCACAACAAATCAATGAGATGATTGTTCGTAAAGAACCGTTTTTCTTATTCGATGTTCGTAATGAATCAGATTTTGCAGATTGGAAAATTGAAGGAGAGCACATTGAATATTTAAACATCCCTTATTTTGAATTAATCGATGGTGTTGAGCCTGTGTTAGAACGCTTACCGAAAGATAAAAAAATCGTCGTCGTTTGTGCAAAAGAAGGGTCTTCGATGATGGTCGCTGACATGCTTGCTGAAAAAGGGTTAGAAGTATTTTATTTAAAAGGCGGCATGAAAGCATGGAGTGAATATTTGTATCCAGTTGTTGTGTACGAAGATGAAAATATGAAAGTATATCAATTTATTCGTGTCGGTAAAGGGTGCCTTTCTTACATGGTCGTATCAGGCAAAGAAGCGCTCATCGTTGACCCATCCCGATTTATTGATGTATATAAAGAAGTAGCGCAAAAAGAAAACGTAACAATTACACATATTGTTGATTCTCATCTACATGCCGATCACATTTCTGGTGGATACGAATTAGCAAAACAAACAGGAGCGAAATATTATTTAATGAAGAGTGAAGGGGCGGTATTTGAATTTGAACCGCTAGAAAATCATGATCGCATCGAATTTGAAAAAGTAAGCTTAGAAGTATTAGCGATTAAAACGCCAGGTCATACTCCAGGTAGTGTATCATTTTTCGTAAACAATAAATTGTTGTTCTCTGGCGATACGATTTTCGTCAGTGGTCTCGGCCGACCAGATCTTGGCGGAAAAGCGCGCGAGTGGGCAAAAGATTTATACGACACAGTGTATAACAAAGTAGCACAAATTGCAGATGATGTGATTGTCCTTCCTGCACACTATGCAAACTTTGATCAAGAAGTAAATGAGCAAGGATATATCGGGAATACGTTAGGAAACATTCGTCAAATGAATGAAATCATGCAAGGCAAAACGGAAGAGGAGTTCGTTGAACATGTGGCGCAATCCGCTTCTTCTGAAACACCACCGAACTTTGAAGACATTATTGCCATCAATCGTGGTGTGAAAGATGCAACGCCAGAACAACAACAAGAACTCGAAATCGGTCCGAACCGTTGTGCTGTTCATCATACACATTAA
- a CDS encoding disulfide oxidoreductase, which yields MAQRENHLLAAWIVALIATLGSLYFSEVLKFIPCELCWYQRIFMYPQVFLLGMAFVRKEFNIARYTLMLSVIGGTISAYHYLIQKVTFFRNTAPSCGIVPCTGQYINWLGFITIPFLALIAFIFISVISYRLIKMGKEGKGE from the coding sequence ATGGCGCAGAGAGAAAATCATTTGTTAGCCGCTTGGATCGTTGCACTCATCGCTACGCTTGGCAGCCTTTATTTTTCTGAGGTATTGAAGTTTATCCCATGTGAACTTTGTTGGTATCAGCGCATTTTCATGTATCCGCAAGTATTTTTGCTCGGCATGGCTTTTGTGCGCAAAGAATTTAACATCGCTCGTTATACGCTTATGTTATCCGTCATCGGTGGGACGATTTCTGCTTATCATTATCTCATTCAAAAAGTAACATTTTTCCGAAATACTGCTCCATCATGCGGCATTGTCCCATGTACAGGACAGTATATTAACTGGCTCGGGTTTATTACGATTCCCTTTTTAGCACTTATTGCTTTTATTTTCATTAGCGTCATAAGCTATCGTCTTATAAAAATGGGGAAAGAAGGGAAAGGCGAATGA
- a CDS encoding sulfurtransferase TusA family protein translates to MKADLVVDAKGLACPMPIVRTKKGMDTLQSGQVLEIHVTDKGAKNDLSAWAKSAGHEMIDMAEEGDVLKFWIRKA, encoded by the coding sequence ATGAAAGCAGATCTTGTCGTTGATGCAAAAGGGTTGGCGTGTCCAATGCCAATCGTTCGTACAAAAAAAGGAATGGATACACTACAGTCAGGTCAAGTGTTAGAAATTCATGTGACAGATAAAGGAGCTAAAAACGATTTGTCCGCATGGGCAAAATCAGCGGGGCATGAAATGATTGACATGGCCGAAGAAGGCGACGTACTAAAATTTTGGATTCGTAAAGCGTGA